The following proteins come from a genomic window of Lycium ferocissimum isolate CSIRO_LF1 chromosome 4, AGI_CSIRO_Lferr_CH_V1, whole genome shotgun sequence:
- the LOC132053332 gene encoding proteasome subunit alpha type-2-A, which translates to MGDSQYSFSLTTFSPSGKLVQIEHALTAVGSGQTSLGIKAANGVVIATEKKLPSILVDETSVQKIQILTPNIGVVYSGMGPDSRVLVRKSRKQAEQYYRLYKEPIPVTQLVRETAAVMQEFTQSGGVRPFGVSLLVAGYDDKGPQLYQVDPSGSYFSWKASAMGKNVSNAKTFLEKRYTEELELDDAVHTAILTLKEGFEGQISGKNIEIGIIGNDKVFRVLTPAEIDDYLQEVE; encoded by the exons ATGGGTGATAGTCAGTACTCTTTCTCTCTTACCACTTTCAG TCCATCTGGAAAGCTGGTTCAGATTGAACATGCCTTGACCGCAGTTGGATCAGGTCAAACGTCACTGGGGATTAAAG CTGCTAATGGTGTTGTAATTGCAACTGAGAAGAAATTACCATCCATCCTTGTTGATGAAACATCT gTGCAAAAGATTCAGATTTTGACACCAAATATTGGAGTAGTTTACAG CGGCATGGGCCCTGATTCTCGAGTTTTGGTGCGAAAAAGTAGAAAGCAGGCTGAGCAATATTATCGACTCTATAAA GAACCAATACCTGTCACGCAATTGGTGAGGGAAACTGCTGCTGTCATGCAGGAATTCACACAATCAGG TGGTGTAAGGCCATTCGGTGTTTCACTCTTGGTTGCGGGATATGATGACAAGGGTCCTCAACTATATCAG GTGGATCCATCAGGTTCTTACTTCTCTTGGAAGGCTTCGGCCATGGGGAAGAATGTGTCTAATGCGAAGACATTTCTAGAGAAGAG GTACACTGAGGAATTGGAACTTGATGATGCTGTACACACTGCTATACTGACCCTGAAGGAGGG ATTTGAGGGTCAGATCTCTGGAAAAAACATCGAGATTGGCATCATTGGCAATGACAAAGTATTCAG AGTTCTCACACCAGCTGAAATAGATGATTATCTACAAGAAGTAGAATAG